The Limnospira fusiformis SAG 85.79 genomic interval TTATAACGATGCTAAGGCTGCTGCTTGTCGCAGTGCCATTGAATTAAAGGACAAGTTAACCAACCTGGGTTGGGATGTTTTTGTGGCGACAGGAATGGGGGGGATTTTGGGTTATTCTAATCCCGATCGCCCTCTGTGTCATACTGCGATCGAGGGGTTAGCGCCGCCAGAGTTCGATCGCGATATGAGCCTTGCTATTGTCCTAGGGGGAGATGGCACTGTTCTTTCTGCGTCCCGACAATTAGCGCCCCAGGGTATCCCCATGTTAGCGGTAAATACAGGCCACATGGGATTTCTGACGGAAACTTATCTAAATCAGTTCCCCCAAGCCTTAGAAGCGGTTTTGGCAGGGGAATATTTGGTTGAAGAACGGACAATGCTATTGGTGCGGGTATTTCACCAGGAAAGTTTGCTCTGGGAGGCTCTCTGTTTAAATGAAATGGTGCTACACCGGGAACCGATGACCTGTATGTGCCATTTTGAAATAGAAATCGGTCGCCATGTTCCGGTTGATATTGCTGCTGATGGGGTGATTATTTCTACCCCGACTGGCTCTACGGCTTATTGTCTGTCGGCGGGGGGAGCAGTAGTTACGCCAGGGGTGGGAGTTCTGCAATTGTTGCCAATTTGTCCCCATTCTCTGGCTTCGCGGGCTTTGGTTTATGCAGACCGGGAAGTGGTGACTATTTACCCGGCTAGTCCTAATCAATTGGTGATGGTGGTTGATGGCAATGGCGGATGTTATGTTCTACCAGAATATCACGTCCGAGTTGAGCGATCGCCTTTTCCGGCTCGTTTTATTCGTCTGAAACCACCGGAATTTTTCCAAATTTTGCGAGAAAAACTAGGCTGGGGACTCCCTCATATTGCTAAACCTACTTCTGTGGAACTACCTTGAGGCAACTGAGTCGAATTAACTAATTTTACACGGTAAACTGTTCCCCTATGAATGCGATCGCCCTAGATTCCCGTGCCTCCATATTGATTATTGAAAGTGATCAACTGTTGGCGGAAAATATCAGTAATGACTTGCACGAGTCCGGCTACTTTCCGGTAGTGGCTCACAATACCGCCATGGGTTTACATCAGGTAACGGAACTGCAACCAGCTTTGATTGTCATAGAATTGATGCTGGGGGGAGAGTCGGGATTGTCTCTGTGTCGCCATCTCCGGGAAATGGGCTGCACTGCGCCTATATTAATCTTTATGGCTCGTGATACCGTTGATGACCGGGTGGCTTGTTTGGAATCAGGCGCTGATGATTATTTTCTCAAACCCTATCGCTGTGAAGAGTTCCTCGATTTGGTGAAGCTATATCTCAAATCGGAAGATAATCACTCCGATATGTTGCGGTTTGCGGATTTGGTCTTAGATTTGGCGACCAGACGCGCTATTCGTAACCATCGGGCGATCGATTTAACCATGAAGGAATTTGATTTGCTCAAATATTTAATGGAGCATCCTCGGGAAGTTTTGACTCGTGAACAGATCCTGGAAAATGTCTGGGGATATGATTTTTTGGGAGAGTCTAATGTGATTGAGGTTTATATTCGCTATTTGCGACTAAAAATTGAGGAGGAAGGGGAAAAACGATTGATTCAGACTGTCAGAGGTGTAGGATATGTTTTGCGAGATGCCTAGGTTCAGTGGCGGTGCGTCCGGGGGGTGGCGCATGGATTGGCGGCGATTGGGATTAAGTTGTGTGACTATTACCTGGTTTTTGGTAGGCTGTGATACGCCAATGGTGTCTGTTCCTCCTAATCAGTTGGAACAGGATATGGTGCCAGTTTTTAGTCAGGGTCAGATGCTACCGATTACGGCTAAAGCTATGATTGGCGATCGCGAAATTCAGCTCGAAGTGGCGAGAACTCCTGAACAACAGACTTTGGGGTTGATGTTTCGGACTTTCCTCCCCGACAATCGCGGTATGTTATTTGTCTTCGCGCGCCCTGAGTTTGCACAGTTTTGGATGAAAAACTGTAAGATTCCTTTGGATATGATTTTTATGCGTGATGGGGTGGTTCGTTATATTCAGGTTAATGCTCTCCCCTGCGAGGCTGAACCTTGTCCGACCTATGGACCTACTAATGTGATGGTGGACAAGGTGATTGAGTTGCGAGGGGGACTAACTGAGGAATTGGGGCTACAATTGGGCGATCGCATCTCCGTTCGCTTTCTCAAATCTCCATAAAATAGTCTTTAGCCACTCCTATTGTAAAACTTTGTAAATTATGCTTGCCTAGTCCCAAAATGGTGCTATATTACCAGTATAGGGACACAAAACGAAGTTAATTCTTTGAGTAACCCAGTTTCGGACTTAGAGCCTGTGTCCGCCTGCTTGAGTCCACTTGCAGCGTCTGAACAGTGTGTTCGAGCTATAACTTGTTGGCATCGTCAAAGGGGTAAACTCCCGGCCTGGAGGCTCTCGTAAGTTGAGTTTGTTTGGGATCGGTGCTATAAACGGAGCCTGTATCGGCTTGATTTCTAAGGTGAGTTCCCTGAGTCAGGGTTGTTGCAAGTTTTGTTAACCAAATTTAGATCCTATCATTTTTCTGAGTAACTTATCCAACGTCTGCTTGAGTCAACTGAGTTTACTCAGTCGGTTTAGAGCCTAGTAGCCTTCTACTAGGCTTTAAGTAGTTTAGGGGTAATGCGATCGCCACATCTGGGAAAGTTTGACGAAATCAACCGAAAAAGATTAAAATTTAAGCTCTCGTATCTTCAGCCTCATATTGTCAAAACATTAATTGAATTGAGGGAACAATCATGCCTAAAGGTTCTTTTGCGACAATGCACGCAGAGACAGGGGAGCCACAGATATCATTTTATTATGAAAGTGGTACAGTTGAAACCTTCAGTCTGCCAATTTCTGCCGCTGAATTAGCCCAAAAATTGCCCC includes:
- a CDS encoding NAD(+) kinase, whose protein sequence is MPKVGILYNDAKAAACRSAIELKDKLTNLGWDVFVATGMGGILGYSNPDRPLCHTAIEGLAPPEFDRDMSLAIVLGGDGTVLSASRQLAPQGIPMLAVNTGHMGFLTETYLNQFPQALEAVLAGEYLVEERTMLLVRVFHQESLLWEALCLNEMVLHREPMTCMCHFEIEIGRHVPVDIAADGVIISTPTGSTAYCLSAGGAVVTPGVGVLQLLPICPHSLASRALVYADREVVTIYPASPNQLVMVVDGNGGCYVLPEYHVRVERSPFPARFIRLKPPEFFQILREKLGWGLPHIAKPTSVELP
- the nblR gene encoding response regulator transcription factor NblR is translated as MNAIALDSRASILIIESDQLLAENISNDLHESGYFPVVAHNTAMGLHQVTELQPALIVIELMLGGESGLSLCRHLREMGCTAPILIFMARDTVDDRVACLESGADDYFLKPYRCEEFLDLVKLYLKSEDNHSDMLRFADLVLDLATRRAIRNHRAIDLTMKEFDLLKYLMEHPREVLTREQILENVWGYDFLGESNVIEVYIRYLRLKIEEEGEKRLIQTVRGVGYVLRDA
- a CDS encoding DUF192 domain-containing protein codes for the protein MDWRRLGLSCVTITWFLVGCDTPMVSVPPNQLEQDMVPVFSQGQMLPITAKAMIGDREIQLEVARTPEQQTLGLMFRTFLPDNRGMLFVFARPEFAQFWMKNCKIPLDMIFMRDGVVRYIQVNALPCEAEPCPTYGPTNVMVDKVIELRGGLTEELGLQLGDRISVRFLKSP